AGGACATTCCGGAACCGAAAGAGTTTCTTGAAAGGACAGGTTGGATCAAAGGCCACAACATGGCAAAGGGAGCATTAGAAATGCTGCTCTGGGACTATTATTCGAAAGAAGCCGGTATTCCGCTTTATAAATATATTGGAGACACAAAGGGAAGCGCAGAAGTCGGGGTTTCCATAGGGATGGACGAGTTGGAGTCGATGAAGGAGCGGGCAAGGGATGCTGTGAAGAAGGGATACAAAAGGATAAAGGTCAAGATCAGGAAAGGTATGGAAGAAAAGATCGTTTCATCTGTAAGATCTACTATTGGAGAATATCCAATGAGTGTTGACGCGAATACAGATTACACTCTCGATGACACGGACTCCCTTAAAGCTCTGGACAAATACAACCTCAAATATATCGAACAGCCTCTTTCCTATGATGATCTGATTGACCATTCATATCTTGCATCAAAAATCTCAACACCTATCTGCCTGGATGAATCGATAACCTCTTTTGACAAAGCAAGAAAGGCAATATCTATCAACGCATGCAAGGTTATAAATATAAAACCCGGCAGGGTCGCTGGATTTACAGAATCATTGAAGATAGCGAAATACTCGCACGATCATGGTATCCATGTTTGGATTGGAGGAATGCTGGAAACCGGCATTGGCCGGGCGTTTAATGTATCCCTCGCTTCAAGCCGGTTTATTGACTATCCCGGAGACACCTCGCCGAATGACAGATACTTCGAAAAGGATATTGTGAAGAATCCTTTTACAATGTCAGATGGATTGATCGAGCCAAACGATGCTCCTGGAATTGGCGTAGATGTGGATCACAGGTTCCTTGTTTCTGTCACGTCTGAACGTTTCAAGCTCCTAGAGTGACCATGTTATTTTCATGTCTCTCGCGGCTTTCACTTCATCAACCCTGCCAACAGCAAGATTCTTTGGGAGTTTAGAAATCTCGTCCTGCGACAGTTCCAGCCCGCTCACGAGTATTTCTGCGAAAACATCGAGATCCTTCTTAGATGCACTTTCTGTAGGCTCAATCATCATGGCTTCGTGTACGATCAGTGGGAAGTATATGGTTGGTGCGTGTATTCCATTATCGATGAGGAATTTAGCAAGATCCAATGCCCGCTTCCCAGTATTTTCAGTTGAGAGGACGAATTCATGTTTCTTGAGTTTTTCATACGGTATTTCAAACCTTTCAGAAAGTTTCTTCGCGAGATAATTGGAGTTGAGCACAGCTCTTTCCGATGCAGATTTAAGGCCATTTCCGCCCATATACTTTATGTAAGACCATGCCCTGAGCATTGTGTTGAAGGAACCGTAATAGGAGCCGACCTTGCCAATGGTTTTTTTTGCGGAGTAGTCCAGGAAGTAATTTTTCTCATTTTTAGAAACTGTTGGAACTGGGAGGAATTCTTTCAGGAATTTCTTGACCGCAATTGGGCCGGCACCGGGACCTCCACCTCCATGCGGCGTTCCAAAAGTTTTATGGAGGTTAAAGTGAACCACGTCAAAACCCATCTTTCCTGGCGATGTTACACCCATAATCGCATTCAAGTTTGCTCCGTCGTAATACAGAAGAGAGCCGTTTTCGTGAACCAACCTTGCTATTTCGACGATGTTATGTTCAAAGATTCCAAGTGTATTCGGGTTTGTAATCATGAGCGCAGCGGTTTTTTCCGTCAGTGCAAACTTCAGAGCATCCAGATCAACGGTGCCATCCTTTCCAGAAGGAATCTCCACAACGTCAAACCCTCCCATGCTTGCAGAGGCAGGATTTGTACCATGAGCCGAATCCGGTATTATGATTTCTCTCCGTTTTTCTAGTTCTCCAATATCCTTAAGATAGTTTCTTATTATCAAGACACCAGTAAATTCCCCATGAGCACCTGCCCTCGGTTGTAGAGTGATGGCATCCATGTCAGATATCTCCTTGAGATATTCCTGAAGTTCGTACATTATCTTCAGATATCCCTGAATTGTTGTTTCATCCTCTAGTGGGTGTCCAGAGGTAAGCCCCGGAAATGAAGAAAGCTTGTCAGCGAATTTCGGGTTGAACTTCATCGTGCATGATCCAAGCGGATAGATTCCCTGATCAACGGAATAGTTCATCTGGGAAAGCCGTGTAAAATGCCTGACGACATCATATTCAGCAACCTCTGGCAATTTGAGAGACTTTCTTTTCAATCCTTCCGGAATTAACATTTTAGATTCGCTCAGATAGCTTGGAAGCTTATAGTCGTTCAAGGAGGACATTTCTGATATAAGCGGTTCATCATACTTTGCTTGCTGATACGACATCAAAGCACCTCCAGAGTGTCAATTAGTTTTCCTATATGTTCCTTTGTGGTGCGCTCTGTTACCGAAAAGAAATGGGCATTGTTTATACTGTCGTACTTTTTATTTATTAATCTGGACATTTCAAGACCGCCAAGTATCATCTTTTTTGCAAGTTGTTGCTGAAGGCCATTCTGTTGTTTTTTAAAGCTTACGAGGACATCAGAAAATGGTACACCCGTTACTGTATTCGGATCTATAAGGTTGTGTTTAATCATCTGATTCTTCAGGTTTGATGAGGCGGAAACTGTTGCGTCTGCAATTTTTTTCAGTCCATTCTTTCCTACAATGGATAAATACGTGAGAGCAGTGAGGGCCATCAGAGCTTGATTTGTGCATATGTTACTTGTCGCTTTTGCCCTGCGTATGTGCTGTTCCCTGGTCTGTAACGTCATTACAAAAGCTCTTTTACCGTTTGTGTCCAAAGTCTCCCCGATAATTCTGCCCGGAGATCTCCTTACGTGTTCCTTCTTAAAGGAGAAAAGTCCTAGAAGGGGACCACCAAAATTTGGGTGTAATCCAAGCTGTTGTCCTTCGGACACCGCAATGTCTGTGCCATATTGGCCCGGTGGAATAACTGATCCCAGAGATATTGGATCATAATACGATATTAGTACCGAATCTTTCTTTATCTCCTGGATTCTGGGAATATTTTCATCAAGAATTCCATACGCGTTTGGAAGTTCACAGACAATGGCCGCTGTATTGTCTGTCATTTTTTCCTGGATATCATCCAGATTCACATATCCCCTGTTATGATCTAGGGAATATCTCACAAACTTCATGTCAAGGCCCTCCGTGTAGCTCTCAATAACTTTGACCTTGTCATCGTACATGTTTGCTGGAATCAGTACTTCCTTTTTTCCGTTAATCCTGAAAGCCATTCTTACTGCTTCGCCGAGCGCACTGTATCCATCGTACATGGACGAATTTGTCATATCCATTTCTGTTAGATCAGATACGATACTCTGATACTCAAACAGGGACTGAAGCATCCCCTGGGATATTTCCGCCTGATAGGGGGTATAGGAAGTTTCAAACTCGGATCTACCTACAATGGCATCAACTGAACTCGGTATAATTCGATCATAGATTCCGTTACCAAGGAAGTTATAATACTCATGGTTCCTGTTCAGATGTGAGATCAGGTTTGCTTCTCCTATCAACTCGTCTTCCGAAATCCCGTTTGGTATTCGAATGATTTTCCCTTTAATGCCTTCTGGAACATCGGCAAAAAGATCGTCAATGTCTCTAATACCAAGTAACTTCATCATTTCAGATTCTTCATTATTGGACATCATAATTTTCCCAGCGTATGTAATATCGCAAGTGTGTATTTATTTTAATGGCAAAGGATAAACCTGATATCTGCAATTTGTTAGCAACGGAAATTGAGGCAAATCTGCAGCCCTACGAAATCTGATCTCGACTAGGAAATTTATATAGTTTATAAAGTGATAAATATATTAAATGGTCAAAGATGGGCATTTAATGTTAATGAAAGAATACAATAAGTCACAGCTTTACAAGGGGAATTTCTTTAATTATTCCATCTATAGAATGATAAGTCTCACAAGTCTTGGCCCAGCATTCATAATTGCAAGTTTCATGCTGGCTTCAGGCTACCTACAGAGAGAATATCTGGGGATGATCAGCATTTTAATTCTTTTTATAGAGTTGGGTCTTGAGCCATTTTTTGGTTTTGCAATTGACAAATTTCCGAGAAAGGCAGTATTGAAATACTGCGCGATTGGCATGATTTCACTGGCTCTGGGCACTTTCTTTTTAGCCAGTATGTTAGGGTCAGGAAGCGTATTTGTTCTTCTGAGTTTACTAGTTTTCGGAGACGTCATTACGGGCGTTGTCTTTTCGGCTCAGAGAGCACTTCAACAATCTATCTCATCCGAATCGGAAATGGGGAGGAACAATGGGATAGCAGAAGTTACGAGTCAGATTCCACAGGCGATTGGCGCATTTCTAACGATCCCAATAATAATCTATGTCGGCTTTTTGGGGGCTATTGTATTCGCCATTGTCACATCTTTTCTGTCTATCTTGCTACTTTCCAGAATCAAAGAAGAAGTTAAGAAAAGCAAGCCAGCGAAAAATTCCCCAAAAATAACGTCCCGAGGTGGTTACAGAGCCACGCTCCATTTCATTAGAGAAAATATAACTTCCGTGATGTTCGTAACGACTCTAAATTTTGCCTTCGTTTGTCTTATGTCCGGTAACTACCTTACTCCTGTTTACATTTACAAACTCGGAGGTGGGGTTTCAGATCTTGCTATTGTGGAATCTCTCTATGCACTGTTCGCTATTTTTTCAGGTTTAATGGCACCCAAGTTTGCAAAATACAAGAGAAATCTTCCGTTGATCTGGATATTCATGGGAATCTTTGCCTTAGGGAACATATTAGCTTCCTTGGGGGCCCACTTTTATTCTTCATGATTTCGCAGCCCATATTTTTTGGCGTAGGTAATCCCTCTGTCAGGATACTCAGGAACACATTTGTAATGAACAGGATCCAACATGAGGTCTCTGGAAAATTTTTTGCAGGAATAAACATAATTTCCACAATTTCAAGAATATGCATGATGACATTTATGACGCTGGCCATAAACATCATTCCCATTGAACTATTGTGGAAAATAAACGGAATAACGGTAATCGCAGCGATTTCCTTGTCAGTTTACATGTCGATTAAAGTTAGTGAAGTGCGCAGGTTTGCGTCTTTAAAGGGCACTACACTTATAAATAAGAAATATCCAGCAGATATTCATGGATAAATGGCAAAGAAAATTCATATTTGAGGTACCGTTCATGTATCACTTGATTAAAGAAGACTCATTGGCATATTCTGAGGCAATTGCCTATCCAACAATTGGAATTATATTGCTGTCTGGGATATCAGACAAGAACAATAGAATCCCTTTGCACACCTCAGCTGGTATAGCTTATACCGGGCTTGATTCGGAAATTTTTACTGATACAATAGTATACTTAAATCATGGCAAACAGGAAGGTTTTCTTGATGGCAATCCTGTGGAATATTCTGATTCAAAAAGATCTCCTTTCACGATTATAAACAATCACAAGAGCAGTATTTTTGAGCATTTGAATCTCAGTTCAGAGAATATTAATGTGTCATTTCGATCAGATAATAGGAATATACTGAGCGGAAGTTCTGACGCCGGTGCAGCTGCAATCGGGGCTAACATAGTTCAGCTTTCTGGTGGGGTAGCTGATACAGAGAAATTTGAAAACGAATTAAGGGGTATTTCAGAAAGTGTAGGAAGAAGTTATCATGGTGGTTTGACTCTCACATGGTCATCTGGGAAAGAATGCTCAACTGAAGTGCTTCTTCCGCCAGAAAGTTTCAGAGATTATATCATCTTGGGGTGTAATTTCAGAGATCGGCGTAATCCATCGGACACAATTCATGAATCCGCTGTAAGACATCCTGCATACGCGGAACGTGTTAAAAGAACAAAAGAAAGAGCGAATACCCTTAAAAAATACTCAGAAGAAAAGGATATTAAGTCTATATTTGAACTTTCAATGAAAGACACGGATGATTACCACAACTTACTCGAACAAGTCAATGTTAGAGTTATAAATGACAGGATGCGAAAGCTGATGAACAAGGTCAGGGAATTGAGAACGGAGACGTGGATGACCTATATAATTACCGGAGGCAGCAATGTTTTCGTCCCGATTGAAAAAAAGGATCTAAAGACAGTATCGGAAAACCTAAGAGGAATGTGTGATAGCTTGATCCCGTTAAAAGTTGCAGGAAACGCTCATGTCATAGACTCTTCAATTAGCATAAAGTGAAGCGCGGTGAGCCGTCTGGGCATTAAAGTACTTCTTACATGTGGAATAAATCGTCCACAAGTCCGGTATAGAAAAATATTAATTGTTTGATTATCTTTACCTTTTAGAGATGGCAGAGAAAAAGAATGAAGGTTTTCAGTCCGGAGCTGGACTTATACGATACTTTGAGGAAGAGGAAATCAAAGGTCCGGCGCTAGATCCTAAACTTGTCATTTATATCGGGATCGCTATGGCCGTCATAGTTGAGTTGGCTAAGATATTCTGGCCAATATGAAGTATTTCTGCCAATAGTTTCGCTTCAATACATTTTTCTGAAAGAAAGATACCATCCAAATTAGTTTGAGATACAAGGCTTGATCTTCTCGCCGCAAAGAATTAAATTCAATTTGTCATTGCCCCTGTAAGCTCCGGTGGTGTAGTCCGGCCAAGCATAAGGGACTCTCAATTCCTCGACTCGGGTCCAAATCCCGACCGGAGCATTACAAAACTCACACAATGCACTTTCAGGGGAAAATCGCTTTATATAAACGAAATTGAACCTTTTAATTATTGGAAAAGAACACCAATACGAAAAATAGATACCTGAATTAGATCAGTTGATTCTCAAAAACAATCCAAGGAATTGTATTATGGATAGTTACCATGAAAATTCAGATGCATTGCAACACCGATACTTATAGATTGGGCATTGAAATCATCATTTCCACATCGAGGTTTAGAGCCGCAAAACATGAAGCTTGAAATTGTATTCGGACATAAGCTGCTTCGAGAATCTGCGGTTCCTATGGCTCAGCAGAGACCATGAAAAGAGGCAACGGAAATTAAATGGCACATCAATAGTTCGCTATATTTCATATAGCGACAAATCTATATCAAGGAGGTGAATCACGTGACGGAATGTCGTTTAATAAACTTTATGTTGTAGTAATAGTGATAGTGCTGGTAGCTGTTGCGATCGGGGGCGTTTTCATTATCAAGGATCATTTTCCTGGGCCATCATCCAAGAAAAGCTCTGCTCTCTCGTCCCCCGGGTACCTTAATATAACGGTGGACAAAACCATAAACGATAGTGCGTACGCTAATTTTTTAGCTGAAAGTTATTTGGATTCAGGTTTTAATTCATCGTACCTTAATTCCACAGGTCTGTTTCTAAACAAAACCAGAATGCTTTACAACTTGACTATAACTTACCACGGTATTGGAACTACCTATTTTGCCTGGCCTGATATACAAATACATACTACCGAAGGGAATGCCACAGAAGGGATTTTGGATGAGGATCCTGCTACGTTGCTGTTCGGGGCGAATGTTGGATATGTGGAATTGAGTAACAACCAGAGTATGTCTGGGCAAATTGCAGGTTATTTCAATACAACAGCCAGCGTGACATCCATCTCGGTTGAAAGTGCAGTTATACTTACAGGTGTGTCTAATGGATATGAATACAACCCAGATATCTCCGCAAGTACCTCTAAGATTCCAGGAGTCTCTTCATATCTTTCTGTACTTTCTCAGCACACAGGAGCTGAAACAGAATATCCGAACGTTACACTGGATGGCCATCAGATCGATACTGAAATAAGTGGATGGACTCCTGCGAGTGGTGTTGCTGTTACGCCACTGAACATATCAGATCCATTCAGCCATCATAACGGTTCTGTTCTTCTCATATATACCGGACAGACGATTACTGAAGATCTGAACGTTACTGATGGTAACAGTTCCTACTATTTTGTTCTTAATAGCGTAAGTGGAAATACAGGTGTGTCGTCTGTGAATAACCTCCCTCTTAGCACTGAAACCAGTGGGTATTTTGACATAACTGTGACTGTGGTTGGACCCAACTCTTCTTTCACTGGTCCACTGGTAATAAACTTTAATGGGAAAATGGTTTCAATTTCATAAACACATCTTTTCTTTCTTCTATATAAAATTCTTATTATCCATTTGCCGAACCCGTACAGCGGACTCCGTAATTATGAGTTACGTGTTTTTCAGGTACTCCAATTATTTGGTTTAGAATGAATTCTTTTCTGGAAAATCCGAAATAAAGACAACTACATCGATATACTTCCAGGAAAAATACATGAAGAAAAATGAGATCAAAAAAAGCTACAAAAATAAATGCAATGATGTTTAGAATAATCCTTTTTTGTAGACGTTTTTTACTTCAAAAGCCTGTATGTCCCATGTCGGGCCCAGTGATTTTGCAACTTCCATGAGGTGATTCAAAGAGTCCGCTTCCCATTTACATACAGCCATATTTTTTCCCTGACCAAGATCTATTTCAAGCAATTTAAGTCCAGATGGTAATTTCTTTTCTTTAGCCATCGAGGTTACTTTGTTAGCAAAATCCATAACTTTGTCTTTCTGGTCATCTTTCCAACTGTGCACTACAACTATTTCTGTCATATATAATCATTAATGAACAGTATTTAAATATATTTAATTAAACGTTATAAATTGTATATATATTATAAAAATTGATTCGATTAATCAAGGAGTAGTGTTTTCACTTTGTAGACATCGGCCTGATTTCCCGGAAAGTTTTGAATATTCACGTCAAAAATACTTGGGATGAGGACAGAAATGAATTGTTAACCTAGGAACGATAAAAAAAAATACGCCGCAAGCCATAATATAGGGGAACCTCAAACCCCCTCTTAAGAAGAAGGGACTTGTAATTCTACAGGACAAGGAATATTGTGGTCATTACCGTGTGAAAATAAGTGAATTGCTTGAGTTCACTTCTTTGCTTCGCGGATTAATTTCCATTCATCATCTGTCAGCATGTCGAGAAAGTTAAATTGACCGGCAAGCCAGAGGCCTTCCCCACCGTCGAATTTTATGATATCTCCATTTATGTAAGTGCACGCATCAGAAATGAGAAATATGGCCAGGTTTATCAGCTCTTGAAGCGAACCGAATGTACCCAAAGGAACCCTTTTCAATAAAATGTCTCTTATCTCTTTCGTAGGCGCGAGATGAGACATTGCACCTTCGGTCGGAACGATGCCGGGGGCTATAGCTATGTGCCTTATGCCGTATTTGCCCCACTCAGCGGCAAGAGATTCAGTAAGTGCTAAAACTCCAGACTTGCCAATTGCAGACGGAACTACATAAGCCGAACCAGTTTGTCCGTATATTGTAGAAATATTAATGATCGTACCTCGCTGCTTTTTCTCTATCCACCTCTTTCCAAGGTCCATTGTCAGGTTTATAGTTCCATTGAGAACTATTCCTATGACAGAATTGAATGCGTTGAGTGAAAGCCTCTCGGTTTTGCTAATAAAATTTCCAGCAGCATTATTGACCAGAGTGTTAATTTCTCCAAACTGCTCCAAAAAATAATTCACAGAATATTTTACCTGTTCCGCATCACGGATGTCGCATCTTGAGTATATCGCGTCTATTCCCAGATCATGCATATCGTCTATTGTTTCTTTTAGAACATCCTCTCTGCGTCCTACAATCGCAACCTTTGCTCCAAGTTGTCCAATCCCGATTCCTATCTCTCTTCCGAGACCTGTCCCTCCGCCACTGATAAGTACTTTTTTTCCTTCCAGTATTTTATCTTTGAATATGTCCATGCAATTGAATGTTTTCAGCCGATAAGATTCTTTGCCTGGTAGGACACCAAGACGTTGTTTTAAGCAACATTAACATAAAGCAAAAATGTTGCTATTGCTTCACGCACATGGAAAGTGAGGTGCTATTTTACAAGCACCTTATTAGAATGAGGTCCAGATATGTTGCCTACTCCACGTAAAACAGGAAGATAATGTCTGACTAACTGACGTTTATGAAAATATCAAGTCACAAATGATTTCAATTTCAGATCATTCAAATATTTGAGACCTGTTTGATGAACTGCATGTCGATCACGCTATCTTAATTTATTTGCTTTGTGTGGTGGCTCTCACGTGTTAAAATGTGCAGTCTATCAGTTAATTTTAAGGAACATTACATTTGTCGGAATTTCTTGAAATTTACGGATACGTATTATCCACGCGATCATTTATATAAATCCAGCAGATAAACAAATTGTTATGAATCAAGAATTCCACGACGAAAACAAGCCGCCCTTCCCGGACTCCTTTTTTGAGGGTCTGGATAAGATAAAGCTAGCTGCATTGGTTCTAATAATAGGTACATTATTATCGCTGGTATCTCTATTTGTTCCAGCAGTAGCAATTGTAGCGGCGATATTAGTTATTATAATTGTATGGGTTGAGCTCATTGGTGGTTTCAGGCTTCTTAAGGAAAGCAATGCTGATTACGGTATAGGACTAACTGGTGCATACGGATTGATCGTAGCTGCCATAATTCTTTTTATCGGCGGAATATCCGTATTTGTTCTTCCCCCATTTGGTTTACTGGTCGTAATCCTGGGCGCTGTTTTAGGGATCCTTGCTGGTATACTTGTTGCTATAGGCTTATTCAGGATCGGAAGCAAAAATGGAAGTGGATTGATGGAAGTCGGGGCAGTTTTGGTGATATTTATTTCATTTATAGGTTGGATCCTTGTTTATGTATCTATAGGCGAGATTAAGAACAAAGCTAATAAGAGAAATGCTGAACAGTCGTTCAAAAGCCAGTAGTTAAAAATATAGAATTAAATATAATATTTATCAAAAATTATCCTTTATTGGAAAAAAGCTTTATTGTTAATTATCCTTTACTCTTTAGAGATATAATGACTGTTGACGACAAATTATTGGAGGTACAGGAGAAAATCGAGAGAAAGGTAGGAGGAATAGGAAGAGGAAAATATTCTCGTGTACTTAAAATGGCTAAAAAACCAAATAGAGAAGAGTACGTTAAGGTTGTTCTGATTACCGGGATCGGAATAATATTGCTGGGTGTTGTTGGTTTTGTCATTTATCTGATAATGGGTGTTTATATTCACCTACCTTAGGGGTAGAATAAAAATGGAAAATCAGGTTGAATTTGTAGATATTAATAGTAATGATTCTTCTGTAGGATGTGGTAAGACTGTAGAGGTACCTGTAATCCTAAGAGAGAGCCAGATAAAAAGAAAATTCGAAATAACTCTGTCGGTAGATTTCAATCAGGTGGATAAGTTGGTTGAGTGGTTCGTATCCGTTCAGGATCAGAAAAATAAATCCATAAGCGTTTCTCCAATGGATAAGAAAGACCTAACCGTTGAGGTTGAGCTCGACGAAGGTGAGAGCAGGAAGGTAGTTTTTTCAATAACAACCCCAAAAGGAGGATACATAGGGGATTTGGCAGCGTTTACCATTTCTGTAAAATCGGAAGACGGTCTTCTTTCAGCAACAAAATTACTTAAACTAACTCTTGCACCTATGATAATAGCTATGAAGACAACTGTTGGAAACGAATTACCAGTTTCTGTTGATCTTGAAAGGAAAAGTAACAGAGATATGGAGGAGAGGCGAATGAATGATCCTAATGCTATCAACGAGGTACTTTCCATTCTATCTCCCTATGAAGTGAAGGGTTATGTTTTTGCAGAAGTCATGCACCCCGATAGGGTAAGCTATATTGCAAAAGGAATAAAGGGATTCAAAGGTGTGGTAACAGGTAACATCGATATAGAAGAGATTGCGCATTATCTCATTCCTAAACCTGCGGTGTCTGGTCTTGAACTTGGCGCATTTGTTGAGCTGATAGATGGACCGTTTAAGGGTGAAAAGGCGAAGATAATGTCCATAGACTCAAATAAAGAGGAAGTTACAGTACAACTTGTAGAATCTATGGTCCCAATTCCAGTGACAGTAAAGGCAGAAGCAATAAGAATGCTTGATGTAAAGTAATCATTATGAGACTGAAGTCACCTTCAAAGGAGAGTCAGAAAACATTTCAGGAACATCTCAGGAAACTGTTCGAAAATCCTGAAGTTATAATTCCTCATTGCATAGATGGAGGATTATTTTGTCCATTCACTTCTTATGAGAAGAAATTATCCTCATCAAAATCCAATTTCGAGAAATTCTCGAAATCCGCGGATCAATTTCTTTCTGGTATGGCGGAATCTTATAAGGTTGTCAACTCAGATGCCCTGCCTCTCCTAGGGATGATAAAGACGCAGTTTGGATCTGTTGAATTTGCAAAGAGGGGAGACACTGATGAAAACGTACTTGCGGGGATACAGCACTATGATGATCCATTGTGGCGAATGATGGCTCACTACACACTCTCTAAATCAAAAGGTGTCAGAATTTATTCCTCAACTAATTATTTTCTAGCGTCATGTAAGAACACTTCTCCCGGAAAGGATTTCTTTCTTGATGCGCTTAAGGATGAAGGCATAGACGTTACGGTTGCTGATAATACGATAACAGTCGGTACAACGGGCAACAGTATGACTGTGACCCACCTGAATTCCGTTAACTTTAAGATTTTCGAGAACTCAAACCATAACACAATGATGGCTCTGCTGAGGCATGAACTTACACCGGACATATGGGCTGATTTTAAGTTCTCCTTCGATTATCTTCAGGATCAGGTTTCGGAAACTCAAACAGATCTTCTGGAATCCTACTCACAGGGTAGAATAAATGACAGAGAAGTCATTAAGTTGATTAGTGAATTCCGAGAAAAGGAAGCGATCAAGAAAGGGGCTTTTATGGTGGGTTCTGAAGTTTATCCTGGGCCAGAAGAATTCGTGAATGCGCACGATTTTATTTACGTTGATAAGAGCGTTATTATTCAGTGCTTAAAGGAATATGGAAAGGGAATAAGGATGGATACATTTTCCGAGCGTAAGGTCCTTGATGTGCTTTGGCCTGGCTTTAAAACGGAGATTCTAAAATCCATATTCCCTT
This is a stretch of genomic DNA from Thermoplasmatales archaeon. It encodes these proteins:
- a CDS encoding protein translocase SEC61 complex subunit gamma, translated to MEKSFIVNYPLLFRDIMTVDDKLLEVQEKIERKVGGIGRGKYSRVLKMAKKPNREEYVKVVLITGIGIILLGVVGFVIYLIMGVYIHLP
- a CDS encoding transcription elongation factor Spt5 translates to MENQVEFVDINSNDSSVGCGKTVEVPVILRESQIKRKFEITLSVDFNQVDKLVEWFVSVQDQKNKSISVSPMDKKDLTVEVELDEGESRKVVFSITTPKGGYIGDLAAFTISVKSEDGLLSATKLLKLTLAPMIIAMKTTVGNELPVSVDLERKSNRDMEERRMNDPNAINEVLSILSPYEVKGYVFAEVMHPDRVSYIAKGIKGFKGVVTGNIDIEEIAHYLIPKPAVSGLELGAFVELIDGPFKGEKAKIMSIDSNKEEVTVQLVESMVPIPVTVKAEAIRMLDVK